The Erythrobacter sp. JK5 genome includes a region encoding these proteins:
- a CDS encoding type II toxin-antitoxin system RelE/ParE family toxin → MLAFIAAAESMDELFVPPNFGLHQLAGDRKGAWSMTVTRNWRLRFKFNEEGALTDTDMADYHGA, encoded by the coding sequence ATGCTCGCCTTCATCGCTGCAGCGGAAAGCATGGATGAGCTGTTTGTGCCTCCCAACTTCGGTCTCCATCAACTTGCAGGAGATCGAAAAGGCGCCTGGTCGATGACGGTAACGCGCAATTGGCGCCTAAGATTCAAATTTAATGAGGAAGGCGCGCTAACTGATACGGATATGGCGGATTATCATGGCGCTTAA